In Ananas comosus cultivar F153 linkage group 14, ASM154086v1, whole genome shotgun sequence, the genomic stretch TTTCAGCgacttaagtttttagagagaATAATAAATTTGATTGTTTAGTTCTCAATTTTTACATACCCTCGCCACCGACGGCACGGGGCGGCGCGACTCGACCCAGTCGACGAGGTTCAGGAAGTGCTTCTCTGTCGCCGCGGCGGATACCCACCCATGCACGTGTTCGGCCACCTCGTCCAGCTTCATCCCATGCAGGGCCTCTACGTCCAACGTCCCGTAGGGGATCGACAGCACGTTGCCGAAGTAGCCGAGCATGTCGTCCTCGCCGCCGCAAAGCCGGCCCCGACCGTTCACGACCACTCCCATGCAGCAGACTTTCTCGTCAGCGTCGGCGGCTTTCGCGAGAAGCCGCCAGAGACACGCTGTGAACGCCTCGAGCTTCGTTTTCCCCTTCCCCGCGGCGGCTTGAAGCGTGGTGACGTCCTTCGCAGCGATGTAGTAGATGCGGTTGACGGAGACGGGGGCTGCGGCGGTGTCGGAGtcggggggaggggggagggagGAGAGCGGGGCGTAGAGGCGGTCGATGGAGGCGTCGACAGCGGCGGCGGGTCGGGGGGAGAGGAGGGAGCTGCGGAAGGTGGGGAGGACGGAGAGCGGCGCCGAGCGCACGGTCTCGGCCCAGGAGACGATGAACATGTTGGTGGAGTAGGCGTCGGCGACGCGGTGGTCGAAGGTGCAGGCCACCACCACACCGCCGCACTTGAGCTCAGTGGCCTGTTGGCGGGAAGGAAGGAAAAAACTAGTACtacccaaaataattaattgttataaaatcaaatctagtgtattactataattgttataaaatttagtagtaCTAGTGTCCTTAAAAACAGTTCAATACtcccaaatttattttactagTTCAGGGCCCGTGCTTCGCAACGGATCGATAGTATTTCAGTCaatcaacatatataattattaaaattttaaaattaaaaaatataataaaaaataaaaaataaatcatatagCCCTCTATACATTATAAAgctaatctttttttattaatattttttaactttcggtatttttagagttaaaatatGCTAATAACTTCatataaaaattcaatcaaatttagtaattttaatagctattctataaataaatttttaattaaaaagttaaaattgtaGGATTTATTCTAAACTGCAAATATATGATGTTATTCTTATCTAGTTAATATtgattggagaaaaaaaaattattatatgtaaCTGGTGTATATTAACACACCATACACCACAACTTATATTAAAGGactaatttttaatatcaaaacttaataaaatatatctaaattataaagtctaataatttaaatatatttactgaattaaaatttaaaatctctattaaatattttaagtatgTGGTGTATGTTCTTATATGCATCTGGTATAGAAAATACTTAATAGAGTACATTCATAATTCCAAGAAGAATAGGAGAAATTTTTACTTGCACCTATGTATACTAATATTTCACACACCATAAAAACATATCAGATGATTGATAGAATATCTGATAATTAccaaccgttcctagagcaagtggcaaagggcttggtggttagtactcgagacccaagttcgaatcctagttgagtcacatttctagctaagtttatttctaaatgaaataaacaaagcgggtagcgtgttatctatctctcagaaaaaaaaaaatctgataattagtattaaaaatttttgtgaTGTGATGGAACTGTCAAATTATAGGCCTAGtgcatatgatattttaatagaaCGGGTGCATGCAATATTGTTGAAGTAGAtgaggaagagaaaagaagacaCGTGTCGTTTCAAGGGCTTCTAATATGACTAAACTgtcaaattaatatatctatagattcTTTATTGAagagttataaattttatttttaatatctaataaaattttgaataaagttaaaattaatacGTAACACGTAACAGTGGATCGAAATCTTATCAATGAGACAACGAGAACGTCTAACTTCGTTAGAGAGCTTCCACTGAAGTTTTTTCCGCGGTAAGTAACCAACTTGTTACTGTTCCTTGACCAATTAGTAGTTGTTAAGAAATTGGGTCTAATCAGGTTGGGGTGACGATAGTTGGACTCGTGTTGACCTGTTAACCTACAGATAACTCCAACTGTGGCGTTGGTACCACGAATTTTAAGTCTTTTTCTCGAGTGTCCCCAACGAAGTGAGAGGTCTCAATACTTACCTACTTAAGTTGACTGTGATGGTTAGTGACTAGTTACCACACATCTATCTAACTTAGCACTTGCttctttaaatatataaaatctggGAGTGCTTAGTTTTTTAGATGGATGCGTGCTATTGACTATATATAGCaattcctagagcaagtggcaaagagtttgatggttggtattcgagacccaagttcgaatcctaattgattcacatttcaagctaagtttatttctaaataaaaaaacgaaacaggtagcgtgcgtgctttttatctctcaaaaaaacttatataaatttataaggCTAGCGTACGTACGGTATTGGTTTCGTCACTATCCTGCACCGTATATAAGGCTAGTATTTATAGATTGTTGTTATTGACTACAgcgaattatttatttatataagtgtaattaaattacattaTTGGTTGTCGTATTACGAGGCACATGATactttggttctcaaattttaatttataataattttcagctcgaatttcttaaatttttgtaAACAAGTTTCACAAcgcaatttaattaattatatattgatatatagctAGTATGAAAGTAATTAATGCAATAATATTATGATTTATTATGCAACAATAATTACAACGTGAAATTACTCTCAAATCACCATATAcattaattttaatcaattaaattagattgtaaaatttgattgtaataattcaaaaatattcaagctaaaaaattcaacaaattaaattttaaaaatcaaagtgACACGCGCTTCtcagtttgaggaccaaatgtgtaatttagcctttatatAAACTTGCAAGTGTTATATTCGTATAACTTGCTAGAATCAACAACAACATCAATCGAGCTAGCTAGATGTATTCTAGCCTTAATTATGGCGTAGAATAGTGATGAATATTATCATTGATAGAGTACGTTTGATGAAGTTTAATGAACATGTTCATTCATTTATAGTTCTTTCCCATgaccatttttattttaaaaggcTCAATCTCAAtcattcatcattttttttaaaacgcGGAGCAAAATTAAACTTTCGTATACttatttgtagaaatatatataaaacaaataacacactatctttctctaaaattgaaaaaatgcGAATGAACCAGATGACATATTGAGATTTAGCATCTATccatatgagagagagagagagagagagagagagagagagagagagagagagagagtgtatgTATATAAACCTGAACACAGAGcactcctttcttcttctttggcaCCAGCTTCCCCTCCACACTCTCATCAGGATCATGAAAGCAAAGCTCCCGGAGCTCGGCATCAGCTCGAGCCTCAACGAAGTCGACACCGCGGTTACTGCACAGCAGCTCCGGCTCGCCGGCCTCGTTGCTCACCACCTCCCCCGCAAAAGGGTAGTACGTCGCGAGGGTCCGCGCCAGCGACGCCTTGAGGGCGGCGACCATCGTGGCGTACGTCGTTGAAGTTGCCACCGCATTTTCATAGCATAGGAAGATGCCGACGTCTAACGGCGGTAGAAGCAGGTCGAGGTTCGACAGCGGGCGCCGGTGCTCCTGCATTGGCAGCGCCGCAGCCACCGTCGTCTTCGCAGTGACAGTCACTGTGTATGCTTTGCTTGCAAccattgtagagagagagagagagagagagagagagaggtgggggtGGGTGGTGTTTGGTTGAGGGCATGGAGATACAGAGTGTATATATAGAGGAGGGGGTAGTGTATTTCAAAAGCTTGTGGTTAGAACTTAGAACAGCCACCAAGTCAATCTTGCAGTTTCCAAGctaactcgtgttcgactcgaaatttcaagttcaaattctttcaagttcaaattctcGACTTAGCTCACAAATGAGCTGAACGAATGCAAGTTTATCCTATCTCGCTCGTGTTTGATCCGATACagctcaaaaataaataaataaataatacatattatttttatattaatatatagtaaatttaaatattatattatattttttatattttagaatgacttttaataaatttaaatatttatttagtaatacTAAGAGCAAGAGTAAGTATCggtaattataaattaataataatttaaattatgattagtgttaatattttatttaattttggaaTTAATTTCGAGTAGAAAACGAAGTGAATTATTCCAGCTCACAGGTACCCGTGTTCGGCAGGTGGCATTCCCTACTTAAGAATAAAAATGTTATGAAACAACCGTTCTActctaaggtatcgtttggttcggggataagtaaaaagtgggtattccagggataggtataaattaaggtataagcgaggattagatcaattttgtgtttggatgaaaattgagttattgctgggaataagaaaaatagcgtttggttaggtaagatgggataagaattaaagttggtagttaaaaataaaaaataatgatattatctttttctttatattagaatttaaacttttatattttatatttatattttaaaagttaaaatataaacttttaatttaaaaattaaaattaaaattttaaattttaaaatctcaaatttataattttaaaaaattaattttttaaagtttgaacattaaatttaagNATTTATAtgtataacaataataaatttaaagtgATTTTTCATAAATCTAATAATGACTCTTTCTTCGATTTTAATCATTGAGACTATTTAACAGATTTTTACGCCttccaatttttataataaaatttttaaatggtaTAAGATTATAtctattagattaattttacttttagttAAATTGTCAACAATTAGGCGTGGTGTAAAATGTGTACCGGTGTACTATTATGTGTATGGAACAACTTTTTGAGTAAATTTTTGGCAACTTGCAGGCAGAGCAGATTTTAGCTTGATTTCCTCATCATGGACGGTCTGCCCTCTCCTCAATATTCGCTGCTAAagttaggggctgtttggttgtacgCACTGCATGCGTGCAGCCACAATTCTTTTGTTTgatttagtgtagttgagttcaactgctgcagttccaactgcataagaaggtccaaatgctgcagttggaactacatccaaattggtcgtagttccaactgcagcagttggtgagggatatgatcacccacaaattaataataataaataaataaataaataaatagctaaataaataaataatatatgtatataggtaaataaaaatacttataaataaactcatactaataaaaatttttagacaatacaagctttgtgcaaaaaattaattttttttaaatttattttatttaaaatataaatatagtttttttttctaaatttgtatagaatgtgatcgtgtatgttaatttaataagttttaattaattataattattaaatttgataaaaaaaatgagagaatcgtttaaatttttaaagttggatttacatattaaaattaaataaattaaaaattttaaatgtgtcgattaataagttgaagaattattgaaaaatataaaaatattatatatatctgcttatttatttataaatagtaaatttaaataattaataaatttgtataattattttatgtttagtgaaggtaacctcaccactctatctgaagaggtgacaaaattcataaatacaactatcagcttcatattaccaaacagaagaaatgtaactgcagcagttgcaactgcgtaaaaccaaacagactaggtgtagttataactgcagcatttgcaactgcatgtatttccaactacactgtttctacaactacatccaaccaaacggccccttagtGCTGCAGGCAATTCCTACATAAAAGGGAAAATTTTTTGAGTACTCCTCTAAATATGTATATTTTCACTAACACCCTTATAATATTGAAATACACAAATGCAAATAACTTTATATCCGAATTAACACGACGGAAAAGCAAATTCTAATTTTACGCTCACTCTATCACCAATATTCcttaaggtatcgtttggttcgggaataaacaaaaagtgggtattccggggataagtataaattgaggtataagcgaggattagatcaattttgcgtttggatgaaaattgagttattgctgggaataagaaaaatagcgtttggttatgTAAGATAGTATAAGAATTAAAGTtggtagttaaaaataaaaaataatgacattatctttttctttatattagaatttaaacttttatattttatatatattttttaaaatttaaaatataaacttttaatttaaaaattaaaattaaaattttaaattttaaaatctcaaatttataatttaaaaaatcaattttttaaagtttgaacattaaatttaagatgaaattttaatttaaaaaataacatatcaaattctaaatataaaaaaattaaaatatcaaaattttaaattttaaattaaacaatttaaaatttaaatttttaattttgtaattttaaaattataaattttaatttttgaatttataatttaaattttataataaattaaaaactctctctctctctctctcttcatgggTGGAACAAGCAGGGTGAtcctaaaaatactttttttaaaattcaaaaattaaaattaaaaatttttaatttttaatttcaaatttNTGCGTCCGTGATGAACTGGTAAAGGGATTTAACTGTGAATAGTTGGTTGGAGGTCCACCGCCATTTGACCGAGTCTGGCCTGTCACTCGGGCAGAGACCTTGGAGCAAGCCTTTGAGCGACGATACCTGTCTTCGTCTATCGGCGGATGAGGCAGTCGTGAAACCCCGACAGATAAAGCGCCATCTCCATCTGCCATGGTCCCAACATTGGGAGATCCGGGCTTCCTTGTTCGtgatatttgaaaagatatccGGGAATTGAGTACGAAGAGAGGATTCTCCAGTCCAGATGTCGGACCATATCCTGATGTTACTTCCGTCACCGAGCTCATAGGTTACGCTGCAGGAAAACACGTCTCGACAGTAGAGCACGCTCTTCCACCACTGAGAATAGGGGGCGAAGGCTTTGCCCTCAAGCAGTGGCTTACGTCTGATGTAGTAGAGGCATCTAATCAGTTTGCACCATAGGAGGTCCGGGATGGTAaagaaacgccaccaccatttggttaagaGAGCCAGATTCATAGATTGTAGGTCTAGGATACCAAGCCCGCCGtctcttttacttttgcatACTGAAACCCAGTTGACGAGGCAAGCGCCACCAGTGATTTTGGAGCACCCTTTCTAGAAGAAAGCTCTTCTGAGTCCCTCAATACGGTTTAACACCCACTTAGGAGCCTTAAAGATAGAAAAGTAGAATAGTGGTAGGTTGGTGAGTACTGAGTTAACGAGCGTGGTCATAACTTTCTAAGCCAGAGGCACGGTAGATATAGAGTTGCTCTCCGAGCCATCCTCATTTATACAATCTATCAGCAGTGAGAATTCTCTTTCGTAGTAAAAGCCAGatgaatattttgattttagtcgGAATTCTTCAATCTC encodes the following:
- the LOC109719908 gene encoding putrescine hydroxycinnamoyltransferase 1-like; its protein translation is MVASKAYTVTVTAKTTVAAALPMQEHRRPLSNLDLLLPPLDVGIFLCYENAVATSTTYATMVAALKASLARTLATYYPFAGEVVSNEAGEPELLCSNRGVDFVEARADAELRELCFHDPDESVEGKLVPKKKKGVLCVQATELKCGGVVVACTFDHRVADAYSTNMFIVSWAETVRSAPLSVLPTFRSSLLSPRPAAAVDASIDRLYAPLSSLPPPPDSDTAAAPVSVNRIYYIAAKDVTTLQAAAGKGKTKLEAFTACLWRLLAKAADADEKVCCMGVVVNGRGRLCGGEDDMLGYFGNVLSIPYGTLDVEALHGMKLDEVAEHVHGWVSAAATEKHFLNLVDWVESRRPVPSVARIYCGEEGGPACVVSSGRGFPEEADFGWGRPAFGSYHFPWGDGAGYVMPIPRGSGDWVVYAHLARRFVAALEEEPTVFRPLTTDYILNKIDSEK